From a region of the Calliphora vicina chromosome 4, idCalVici1.1, whole genome shotgun sequence genome:
- the LOC135958117 gene encoding calcyclin-binding protein — protein sequence MSIEELRQDSEEFSKLLGEATRQRVKDALIHAKAEVDREIVTLEFKAKQAEESKEQGPRRYFSELTEYGWDQSDKFVKIFITLGGVQNLDESAVVTKFTENSMNVNVSNLHGKDYGLVINNLLEPIDVVKSYRKIKTGMIAIYLKKATEGRHWSCLTSIQKRLKEHQDTELKSSDSDNPSDALVNIMKKMYMTGDTKTKQMIAKAWTESQEKIHKGDASSLDLSSM from the exons ATGAGTATTGAAGag TTACGACAAGATTCTGAGGAATTCTCAAAACTTTTGGGAGAAGCCACTAGGCAGCGTGTTAAGGATGCACTAATTCATGCCAAAGCTGAGGTGGATCGTGAGATAGTAACGTTGGAGTTTAAGGCTAAACAAGCCGAGGAGAGTAAAGAACAAGGACCCAGAAG ATATTTTAGTGAACTCACAGAATACGGTTGGGATCAAAGTGACAAGTTCGTTAAAATATTCATTACTTTGGGAGGCGTCCAAAATTTAGATGAATCAGCAGTTGTTACTAAATTTACCGAAAACTCAATGAATGTGAATGTTTCGAATTTGCATGGCAAAGACTATGGTTTGGTTATAAACAATTTACTTGAACCAATTGATGTTGTAAAAAGTTATCGCAAGATAAAGACCGGCATGATTGCCATTTATCTTAAGAAAGCCACCGAGGGTAGACACTGGTCCTGTTTGACCTCGATTCAAAAACGTTTAAAGGAACACCAAGATACCGAATTGAAGTCCTCAGACTCGGACAATCCTTCGGATGCTCTTGTCAACATAATGAAGAAAATGTATATGACTGGAGATACCAAAACGAAGCAGATGATTGCTAAAGCTTGGACTGAAAGTCAGGAAAAGATACATAAAGGCGATGCCAGCAGTTTGGATCTATCGTCCATGTAA